A window of Paenibacillus polygoni contains these coding sequences:
- a CDS encoding glycoside hydrolase family 28 protein, which produces MEKMTEAWSSVNQNIELPTIPDRTFMITDFGAAGDGVTDNTEAFRLTIEACHQAGGGKVVIPAGVWSTGPIVLKSRINLHAEAGALISFSQCRDDYPLVYSTFEGLATYRCQSPLDGEGLEDIAITGQGIFDGGGEVWRPVKKMKLNAREWEQLINNGGVVDSEGEVWWPSIGAMNGRTLVDRLDQEGCKDKQSYEVARDYLRPALLSLRKCNRILLEAATFQNSAAWCLHPWASKHLTIRSITVRNPWYAQNGDGLDLDSCSLALVENCMFDVGDDAICFKSGKDKPGRDLGIPCEDITIRDCVVYHGHGGVVIGSEMSGGVRRVHITDCTFIGTDIGIRFKSARGRGGIVEDILIQNIRMREIAGDAISMNMFYNGNEGSGIWADDKYPISDETPIFRNIRMEGIVCLGAESAVYAGGLSEMPLSNMDISSSVFKCRRGIKLAHAQHFQISDVELYTDHGPLIELHQCRSVSAAGVKGESHEGEERQIAVFGANTADITLRRSTAETMQIITGQGVIQEEIKRLSY; this is translated from the coding sequence ATGGAAAAGATGACTGAAGCATGGTCAAGTGTGAACCAAAATATTGAACTGCCTACTATACCGGATCGGACATTTATGATTACAGATTTCGGAGCTGCAGGTGATGGTGTAACGGACAACACGGAAGCATTTCGATTAACGATTGAAGCATGTCATCAGGCCGGGGGTGGAAAAGTAGTTATTCCTGCAGGGGTATGGAGTACAGGACCAATCGTACTGAAGAGTAGAATCAATCTGCATGCCGAGGCAGGAGCACTAATTAGCTTTAGCCAGTGTAGAGACGACTACCCGCTTGTTTATTCAACGTTTGAGGGACTGGCGACTTATCGATGTCAATCACCACTGGACGGGGAGGGACTAGAAGATATAGCGATTACCGGACAAGGGATATTTGATGGGGGCGGAGAGGTCTGGCGTCCTGTCAAAAAGATGAAGCTGAATGCACGGGAATGGGAACAGCTGATAAATAATGGTGGAGTTGTAGACAGTGAAGGCGAGGTTTGGTGGCCTTCCATAGGTGCAATGAACGGCAGAACCCTGGTAGATCGGCTAGATCAGGAAGGGTGTAAAGATAAGCAGTCGTATGAGGTTGCTAGAGACTATTTGCGTCCGGCGCTCCTAAGTCTGCGGAAATGTAATCGTATTTTGCTCGAAGCAGCTACCTTTCAGAATTCGGCAGCCTGGTGTCTTCATCCATGGGCTTCCAAGCATCTGACCATTCGCTCTATTACGGTTCGTAATCCTTGGTATGCTCAGAATGGAGATGGACTGGATCTTGATTCCTGTTCTTTGGCTTTGGTCGAGAATTGTATGTTTGATGTAGGTGATGATGCGATTTGTTTTAAGTCGGGTAAAGATAAACCGGGTAGAGACTTGGGAATTCCTTGCGAGGATATCACTATTCGAGACTGTGTTGTCTATCATGGTCATGGGGGCGTTGTGATTGGTAGTGAGATGTCCGGCGGTGTCCGCCGCGTTCATATCACAGACTGTACATTTATCGGTACGGATATAGGAATACGATTTAAAAGCGCGCGCGGTAGAGGAGGTATTGTCGAGGATATCCTTATCCAAAATATTCGGATGAGAGAGATCGCCGGAGATGCCATATCTATGAATATGTTCTATAACGGAAATGAAGGATCCGGCATCTGGGCAGATGACAAATATCCTATATCTGATGAAACGCCTATTTTCCGAAATATCCGAATGGAGGGCATTGTTTGTCTCGGTGCGGAGTCGGCTGTTTATGCGGGGGGCCTTTCAGAAATGCCGCTTTCAAATATGGACATATCGAGTTCGGTTTTCAAGTGCCGCAGAGGAATAAAGCTTGCCCATGCGCAGCATTTTCAGATTAGTGATGTAGAATTGTACACTGATCATGGACCTTTGATTGAACTTCATCAATGCCGTTCTGTGTCAGCGGCGGGAGTGAAAGGAGAGTCTCATGAGGGAGAAGAACGCCAAATTGCTGTTTTTGGAGCCAATACTGCAGATATTACCCTCCGGCGTTCCACTGCTGAAACCATGCAGATTATAACGGGGCAAGGTGTTATACAAGAAGAAATCAAAAGACTATCCTATTAA
- a CDS encoding MFS transporter, with protein MRTHPINFLRITGLLDGFSFLFLLCIAMPMKYALGIDAAVSVMGSIHGAVFCLYALAILYAAIRVNWSLWWSAAAFIVAFIPFGNFVFDFKLKKAVTKYKMKPFNPALIVYSIVFFSFIDLFAQLPVMSTFAASVGASTFIVGFVVGLYSLTNTAGNVLSGILTDKIGPFKLLMAGLVLTSCTLLLYYFVESPAFLIIVRIFHGFVAGLIVPAAFTFSANTTINNEQGKKVAFTGTFVGLAAIIGPAFSGIMASKTSVPFVFTCIAVLGLILAVLSAIFLRKYKVSKTEKEVNVHTSAGSFFNIGVIKAYCGAFFLMFSQGVIAYLLPLHVQTLGYDSRLSGTLLSTFGIIAVLMFVLPTNRIFDRVAPSVTMAIGMGLLGISQMLISQSTTTLALYIVLGLYGIGFALLFPSINTMLIRATTAELRGKAYGYFYAFFSLGVVAGSSVLGWLSLSIIGGFLFTGVILLLTSVTIAFHKNKDQVLNH; from the coding sequence TTGCGTACACATCCAATTAATTTTCTGCGTATTACAGGCCTATTAGATGGTTTTTCATTTTTATTCTTGTTATGTATCGCCATGCCAATGAAGTATGCCCTCGGCATCGATGCAGCAGTTTCGGTCATGGGTAGTATTCACGGTGCTGTCTTCTGCCTATATGCTCTTGCGATCCTTTATGCTGCTATTCGGGTCAATTGGAGCTTATGGTGGTCAGCTGCAGCATTCATTGTCGCCTTTATTCCATTTGGCAATTTTGTATTTGATTTTAAGCTGAAGAAAGCTGTAACTAAATACAAGATGAAACCTTTTAATCCTGCCCTGATTGTATATAGTATTGTGTTCTTCTCTTTTATCGATTTATTTGCACAACTGCCCGTTATGAGCACATTTGCAGCTTCCGTTGGGGCAAGCACATTTATTGTAGGCTTTGTGGTAGGACTATATTCATTAACCAATACAGCGGGCAATGTCTTATCAGGTATTCTGACCGATAAGATCGGACCTTTTAAGTTACTGATGGCCGGATTAGTATTAACAAGCTGTACATTGCTGCTATATTATTTTGTCGAATCACCTGCGTTTCTGATCATTGTACGTATTTTTCATGGTTTTGTGGCTGGACTCATTGTTCCTGCTGCGTTCACCTTCTCTGCAAATACAACGATCAATAATGAACAAGGTAAAAAAGTTGCATTCACCGGCACCTTTGTAGGGCTAGCTGCGATTATCGGACCTGCTTTCAGCGGAATTATGGCAAGTAAAACCTCAGTCCCTTTCGTTTTTACTTGTATAGCCGTATTGGGACTCATTCTAGCCGTATTATCTGCTATCTTTCTTCGTAAATATAAAGTGTCTAAGACAGAAAAAGAGGTTAACGTCCACACATCCGCTGGATCGTTCTTTAATATAGGGGTGATTAAAGCCTATTGCGGAGCATTTTTCTTAATGTTCTCTCAAGGCGTAATTGCTTATTTACTACCCCTGCATGTTCAAACGCTTGGATATGATTCGAGATTAAGCGGCACGCTGCTTAGTACGTTCGGGATTATTGCTGTTCTCATGTTTGTCCTTCCTACGAATCGTATTTTCGATCGTGTTGCTCCATCGGTAACGATGGCAATTGGAATGGGTCTGCTTGGAATTAGTCAAATGCTGATCAGCCAATCAACAACGACACTCGCCCTTTACATCGTACTTGGTCTATACGGAATCGGTTTTGCACTCTTGTTCCCATCTATTAATACCATGCTCATTAGAGCTACCACAGCGGAACTGCGAGGCAAAGCTTACGGTTACTTTTACGCCTTCTTCTCTCTAGGTGTAGTCGCCGGTTCTTCCGTATTAGGATGGCTGTCTCTCAGTATTATCGGAGGATTCTTATTTACGGGAGTAATCCTATTGCTTACTTCTGTAACCATTGCCTTTCACAAAAATAAAGATCAGGTACTGAATCATTAA
- a CDS encoding glycoside hydrolase family 43 protein — MNTFRNPILPGFYPDPSVCRVDEDYYMVTSTFEYFPGVPIFHSKDLVNWRQLGHVLSRPSQLDLDGLLPSKGIWAPTIRYHEGTFYVITTMVGNDKSQRNFYVTASDPEGEWSEPVWLEDAPGIDPSLFFDEDGKVYYTGNRVPPEGQIHAKNMDIWLQELDLASGKLIGDKYSLWQGALKVAHAQEGPHLYKIGSYYYLLIAEGGTGRTHAVTIARSESVAGPYEGCRSNPILTHRHLGREAEIVNVGHAELIETQNGEWWMVCLASRPYGGNYRNLGRETFLVPVRWESGWPVVAPGIGKIELIMNRPNLPEHRWPSLPACDHFDTLELEDHWNFIRTPREEFWSLKERPGYLRLRLKPESITKPENPSFVGRRQQHISFASCTVMEFNPRSEQESAGLVLLQNMDYQFRFIYGIWEGNKEIRLVRRCGGEETTLASHSLNTSKLYLKVEAYQQNYRFFYREQEGPWVTLCENVLGTILSTDMAGGFTGAYIGMYASSEGKKSDNAADFDWFEYIALTE; from the coding sequence TTGAACACATTCAGGAATCCGATTCTCCCAGGGTTTTATCCGGATCCATCGGTCTGCAGAGTTGATGAAGATTATTATATGGTGACGTCTACATTCGAGTATTTTCCTGGGGTTCCTATCTTTCATAGTAAGGATCTCGTGAATTGGAGACAGCTTGGTCATGTACTGAGCAGACCTTCACAGCTGGATTTGGATGGATTGCTGCCATCTAAAGGAATATGGGCTCCAACGATTCGTTATCACGAGGGTACTTTCTATGTCATCACCACAATGGTAGGGAATGATAAAAGTCAGCGCAACTTTTATGTAACCGCATCTGATCCCGAAGGCGAGTGGTCAGAACCTGTATGGCTCGAAGATGCACCAGGTATTGACCCCTCTTTGTTTTTTGATGAGGATGGCAAGGTTTATTACACCGGGAACAGGGTTCCGCCGGAAGGACAGATTCATGCAAAAAATATGGACATTTGGCTTCAGGAACTGGATCTTGCATCAGGCAAGTTGATTGGAGATAAATACAGCCTGTGGCAAGGAGCGTTGAAGGTAGCTCATGCCCAGGAAGGACCGCATCTGTACAAAATCGGAAGTTATTATTACCTGCTCATCGCCGAAGGTGGAACAGGAAGAACGCATGCCGTAACCATTGCACGCAGTGAGTCTGTGGCAGGTCCATATGAGGGATGCAGATCCAATCCGATTCTGACGCATCGACATTTAGGAAGAGAAGCCGAAATCGTTAACGTTGGACATGCGGAACTCATCGAAACGCAAAATGGGGAATGGTGGATGGTATGTCTAGCTTCACGCCCTTACGGCGGAAATTACCGCAACTTAGGAAGAGAGACATTTCTTGTTCCTGTCCGCTGGGAAAGCGGCTGGCCAGTAGTGGCACCGGGAATCGGTAAGATTGAGCTAATCATGAACCGTCCAAATCTTCCTGAACATAGATGGCCCTCCCTTCCGGCTTGCGATCATTTTGATACGTTAGAGCTCGAAGATCACTGGAATTTCATTCGTACACCGCGGGAAGAATTTTGGAGTTTAAAAGAACGTCCAGGATATTTACGGCTTCGTTTGAAGCCAGAGTCGATTACAAAGCCTGAGAATCCATCCTTTGTAGGACGCAGGCAGCAACATATCAGCTTTGCCTCATGTACAGTGATGGAGTTTAACCCGCGTTCAGAACAGGAGTCTGCAGGGCTCGTGTTGCTGCAAAATATGGATTATCAGTTCCGATTTATATATGGGATTTGGGAAGGAAACAAGGAAATTCGCCTTGTTCGCCGATGCGGCGGGGAAGAGACGACTTTAGCCTCTCACAGCCTGAATACTTCCAAGCTGTATTTAAAAGTTGAAGCGTACCAGCAGAATTACCGCTTTTTCTACCGGGAACAAGAAGGACCATGGGTTACCCTCTGTGAGAATGTACTTGGTACGATACTCAGCACAGATATGGCAGGCGGTTTTACGGGAGCTTATATAGGTATGTATGCAAGCAGTGAGGGAAAGAAGAGCGACAATGCAGCGGATTTTGACTGGTTTGAATATATTGCCCTGACGGAGTAA
- a CDS encoding pectinesterase family protein — MDNKQIIVVSQQGTGDFVTVQEAVDSVGNEPVVILVEPGIYKEKMVIHKNLPPITLLGKDQKNTILTYDDNAHTLGDDGSPIGTFRSASLFIYAPDFMMENMTIVNSSGPGTGQAVAAFVDADRALFRNVRFLGDQDTLYTGPGRQYYDQCYIEGDVDFIFGPATAVFDHCHIHCKRKGGYITAASTPENEEHGYIFLDCKVTGDAGVEKVYLGRPWRPYAKVTWVRTNMDASVHPSGWHNWGDLEKEKTSRYSEYGSYGLGANDMERVTWAQLISKEEASKLTPDIVLGGLDQWQPAKRSARV, encoded by the coding sequence ATGGATAATAAGCAGATCATCGTTGTTTCCCAGCAAGGAACAGGAGACTTTGTAACGGTACAGGAGGCTGTGGATTCGGTGGGGAATGAACCTGTGGTGATTTTAGTCGAGCCAGGAATCTATAAAGAAAAAATGGTTATCCATAAAAATTTGCCGCCTATCACTTTACTAGGAAAAGATCAGAAAAATACCATTCTTACTTACGATGATAATGCACATACCCTAGGGGATGATGGAAGTCCAATCGGTACTTTTCGAAGTGCCAGTCTGTTTATTTATGCGCCTGACTTCATGATGGAGAATATGACGATTGTAAACAGTTCAGGTCCAGGAACGGGTCAGGCGGTTGCCGCATTTGTAGATGCGGATCGGGCTTTGTTCAGAAATGTGCGGTTTTTGGGGGATCAAGATACGCTGTATACGGGCCCTGGAAGACAATATTATGACCAATGTTATATTGAGGGAGATGTCGATTTTATTTTTGGGCCAGCAACAGCAGTATTTGATCATTGTCATATCCACTGTAAACGAAAAGGCGGATACATTACCGCTGCATCCACACCGGAGAACGAGGAACATGGATACATTTTTCTTGATTGCAAGGTTACAGGAGACGCTGGGGTAGAGAAGGTGTATTTGGGGAGACCCTGGAGACCTTATGCGAAGGTTACCTGGGTCCGAACAAATATGGATGCGTCCGTTCATCCTTCAGGTTGGCATAATTGGGGGGATCTGGAGAAAGAAAAAACATCCAGATATTCAGAATATGGATCTTATGGGCTCGGCGCAAATGACATGGAGCGGGTGACCTGGGCGCAGCTCATAAGCAAGGAAGAAGCAAGCAAACTCACACCTGATATTGTCTTGGGAGGCCTAGATCAGTGGCAGCCAGCAAAGCGTTCCGCAAGGGTGTAG
- a CDS encoding pectate lyase family protein produces the protein MANQKKLISMMLAVMVMMAIFLPSVVQDHKAFANPAYPYQEIKIVGVNHENINITGFKENDPINFWPSNGESNERWRLSTMDGINFKIINMRTEKLLSTLASGTVANTAAVLRSDVGDDGQLWKFISVETDVNGDALRYKIVSKKDETQALTLDTSNQSVILATFTGDVKQKFKLESDGLIGFAGHVNADGGEKTGTIGGLLGKTVFVSDLASFKDALLNPDPLTIVIAANINSLNEVYDLRITSNKTIIGSYGANTLIDPRLRTDDYFKVQPVSNNIIIKNVNISVENREDVVAIAVYGSRNVWIDHSTFSTTLPLDKDEVGKFIWVNRSIYAAQDPDFVTLSYNNFFHRYWGVAFGAGFVDKDRATAAYNKFDSVIHRTPQLGNGKLHALNNFMVRTYAGTNNDGYSSLNVGAGGQVYSNANRFEGYRKESSGYWDNEVSVDTAGFFTDMGSYTDKAETPPFPEPYPLSAPNGNLSPWNPITNYNFETLDAYNINGMDVKGFVNAYSGASSFAGGIKYIHYPELSAYLN, from the coding sequence ATGGCAAATCAGAAGAAATTGATATCTATGATGCTTGCGGTTATGGTGATGATGGCAATATTTCTTCCTTCTGTAGTTCAGGACCACAAAGCTTTTGCAAATCCAGCTTACCCTTATCAGGAGATCAAGATCGTTGGTGTGAATCATGAGAACATAAATATCACAGGATTTAAAGAAAATGATCCGATCAATTTTTGGCCCTCTAATGGAGAGAGCAATGAACGTTGGCGGCTAAGTACAATGGATGGTATTAACTTTAAAATTATTAATATGCGGACTGAAAAGCTCTTATCGACTTTAGCGAGCGGGACCGTTGCGAATACGGCTGCAGTGCTACGTAGTGATGTAGGTGATGATGGGCAACTCTGGAAATTCATCAGTGTAGAAACCGACGTTAATGGAGATGCCTTACGCTACAAAATCGTAAGCAAAAAAGATGAAACTCAGGCGTTAACGCTGGATACTTCCAATCAGAGCGTGATCCTCGCGACTTTTACCGGAGATGTTAAGCAAAAATTTAAGCTCGAAAGTGATGGTCTCATCGGCTTTGCCGGGCACGTCAATGCTGACGGTGGAGAGAAAACCGGGACAATTGGCGGCCTGCTCGGGAAAACAGTGTTTGTATCGGATCTTGCATCCTTTAAGGATGCTCTTCTGAATCCCGATCCGCTGACAATCGTTATTGCCGCAAATATCAATTCCTTAAATGAAGTGTATGATCTGCGAATCACTTCGAACAAAACAATTATCGGTTCTTACGGAGCTAATACACTCATAGATCCTCGTTTGCGGACTGATGATTATTTTAAAGTTCAACCGGTAAGCAACAATATCATTATTAAAAATGTGAACATTAGTGTGGAAAATCGCGAAGATGTAGTTGCCATCGCTGTATATGGATCACGTAATGTCTGGATCGATCATTCTACATTCTCCACGACGTTGCCACTGGATAAGGATGAAGTTGGGAAGTTTATATGGGTGAATCGTTCCATTTATGCAGCCCAGGATCCTGATTTTGTCACGCTTTCGTATAACAACTTCTTTCATCGCTATTGGGGAGTCGCCTTTGGAGCAGGATTTGTAGATAAGGATAGAGCTACTGCCGCATACAACAAATTTGATTCGGTCATTCACCGAACACCGCAGCTCGGTAACGGTAAACTGCACGCCCTTAATAATTTTATGGTACGGACATATGCAGGAACAAATAATGACGGTTATTCCAGCTTGAATGTGGGTGCCGGGGGTCAAGTCTATTCTAATGCGAACCGATTTGAAGGCTACCGAAAAGAAAGCAGCGGCTATTGGGATAATGAAGTTTCAGTAGACACAGCCGGATTCTTCACTGATATGGGTTCCTATACGGATAAAGCGGAGACACCGCCATTTCCAGAACCTTACCCGCTTTCTGCACCAAACGGAAATCTATCCCCATGGAATCCAATCACAAATTATAACTTCGAGACGCTTGATGCATATAACATAAACGGAATGGACGTAAAAGGATTTGTAAACGCATACTCAGGCGCTTCGTCCTTTGCTGGCGGAATAAAATACATTCATTATCCGGAACTTAGTGCTTATTTGAATTAG
- a CDS encoding helix-turn-helix transcriptional regulator, whose translation MSDRTEPKHIIGEHAFSIQLMKKSGVSAMKRPHSHPYYELYYLLDGERVYFMNGSVYTARKGDMMVVNPDDFHSTASSDVPEFERVLVSFSHQFFTEGNPRTGVELPFRESLLIRFTLKEQPFIEHLLRQMLKECREQPLHYVAYVRSLLTELLIHLDRHLHSDQTKKVMIEDRNPMHAKVSEIANYMNEHYAQPLTLEQLARQFYISPSYLSRIFSKLTGFHFKEYLQVVRIREAQKRLAETRDKVQSIAEQTGFEHINHFNKTFKKLTGTSPLRYRKQHSK comes from the coding sequence ATGAGTGATCGTACCGAACCAAAACATATCATCGGCGAACACGCCTTTTCGATTCAATTGATGAAAAAAAGCGGGGTTTCCGCAATGAAGCGACCTCATAGCCATCCTTATTATGAGCTCTACTATTTACTCGATGGGGAAAGAGTATATTTTATGAATGGTTCCGTCTATACTGCCCGAAAGGGTGATATGATGGTCGTCAATCCAGATGATTTTCATTCCACAGCAAGTTCGGATGTGCCAGAATTCGAGCGTGTACTTGTCAGTTTCTCACATCAATTCTTTACGGAGGGTAATCCTCGTACTGGAGTGGAGCTTCCCTTTCGTGAATCCCTTCTTATAAGATTTACCTTGAAGGAACAACCTTTCATTGAACACCTTTTGCGGCAAATGCTAAAGGAATGCAGGGAGCAGCCCCTTCACTATGTAGCTTATGTTCGTTCATTACTTACGGAGCTGCTGATCCATCTCGATCGCCATCTTCATAGTGACCAGACTAAGAAAGTCATGATCGAAGACAGAAATCCCATGCATGCCAAGGTATCCGAAATTGCTAATTATATGAATGAACATTATGCACAGCCGCTGACACTCGAGCAGCTCGCACGGCAATTTTATATTAGTCCTTCTTATCTAAGCCGAATCTTTTCCAAGTTAACGGGGTTCCATTTCAAAGAATATTTACAAGTCGTTCGCATCCGCGAAGCTCAGAAAAGACTTGCTGAAACACGTGATAAAGTACAGTCGATTGCAGAGCAAACGGGATTTGAACATATCAATCATTTTAATAAGACTTTTAAAAAATTGACGGGGACCTCTCCCCTGCGTTACCGAAAACAACACAGCAAATAA
- a CDS encoding carbohydrate ABC transporter permease: protein MERTDITVNPNHHPARRKGLRLRRIKHIIVGKEADKGLLYRLFIYFILITVTYIYLKPVFYMVSSMLKNEADLIDPAVNWVPRTVYFGILQDAWDILHFPKAFSLSLMVSLSVACLQTCSCAVAGYAFARLRIPFKKTLFFLLLLSFIVPPQVTILPNLIFAGKLDLIRTYIPIMLPALFGHGFKGAVFVIIYRQFFANQPKELEEAAKIDGASVFRIFYRVMLPLAKPAILVVFLFSFVWTWNDFYLPSMYLTGSENMPLSLSISIANSTIQQRIAMEGPSIFDEPLKMASSFLSILPPLILYMFAQRWFVEGVERTGLVE, encoded by the coding sequence ATGGAGAGAACAGACATCACGGTTAATCCAAATCATCATCCTGCCCGGCGTAAGGGGCTGCGGCTTCGTAGAATCAAACATATCATTGTGGGAAAAGAGGCCGACAAAGGCCTTCTGTACCGGCTTTTTATCTATTTCATTCTCATCACTGTGACGTATATCTACTTGAAACCCGTATTTTACATGGTCTCTTCCATGCTTAAAAATGAGGCGGATCTGATCGATCCCGCAGTTAATTGGGTTCCGCGAACGGTTTATTTCGGTATCTTACAAGATGCGTGGGACATTCTTCACTTTCCCAAAGCATTTTCTCTCAGCCTCATGGTCTCGCTCTCAGTCGCTTGTTTACAGACCTGTTCTTGCGCAGTTGCTGGGTACGCTTTTGCGAGACTCAGGATTCCTTTTAAAAAGACGTTGTTTTTTCTTCTGTTATTATCATTTATTGTTCCTCCTCAAGTAACGATTTTGCCGAATTTGATTTTTGCAGGAAAGCTGGATTTGATTCGAACCTATATCCCTATCATGCTTCCGGCTTTGTTTGGTCACGGATTTAAAGGTGCTGTGTTTGTTATCATTTATCGTCAGTTTTTTGCAAACCAGCCGAAGGAGCTGGAAGAAGCTGCGAAGATCGATGGTGCGAGTGTCTTCCGTATTTTTTACCGGGTAATGCTTCCACTCGCTAAACCCGCAATTTTGGTCGTCTTTTTATTTTCTTTCGTATGGACATGGAATGATTTTTATCTGCCTAGTATGTATTTAACAGGATCGGAGAATATGCCACTCTCCCTTAGTATTTCAATTGCTAATTCTACGATTCAGCAAAGAATTGCAATGGAAGGTCCTTCGATCTTTGATGAACCATTAAAAATGGCATCTTCCTTTTTATCCATTCTTCCGCCGCTCATTCTTTATATGTTTGCTCAACGCTGGTTTGTGGAAGGGGTGGAACGTACGGGATTAGTGGAATAG
- a CDS encoding glycoside hydrolase family 88/105 protein, which yields MDNLAMRLVTQWIKNYPMLIHCTWVSDRWHYEQGCLLKGIHDVYMHTGENDLLEYIRTNMDRYVENDGNIRTYREQDYNLDQINNGKMLLQLYRYTGKEKYALAAKKLIAQMNNQPRTKSGGFWHKKIYPHQMWLDGHYMAMPFLAEYGIMFGEGHYIDEAVRQLLLMEDKARDSQTGLLYHGWDESRGQRWSNPVTGQSPQIWGRGMGWFAMALVDTLPFLEGHVGREKVAAMLQRCSEAVLNVQDTQTGLWYQVMNHGTRQGNFLEASASSMFTYTLKKGNTLGILGPEMAEAAKRAYQGIINNFLYKDREGMLSVKQNCKVAGLGGNPYRDGSYTYYVSEPIVEDDLKSLGACIMALSAVEYL from the coding sequence ATGGATAATCTCGCGATGCGGCTAGTGACACAGTGGATCAAGAACTATCCGATGTTGATTCATTGTACCTGGGTTTCTGATCGTTGGCACTACGAACAAGGTTGCTTGTTGAAAGGAATCCATGATGTTTACATGCATACGGGAGAGAACGACCTGTTGGAATATATACGGACGAATATGGACCGTTATGTAGAGAATGATGGGAATATCCGTACTTACCGGGAGCAGGATTACAATTTGGATCAAATCAATAATGGGAAGATGCTGCTTCAGCTTTATCGGTACACTGGAAAAGAAAAATATGCGTTGGCTGCAAAAAAGCTAATCGCACAAATGAACAATCAGCCGCGTACAAAATCCGGTGGATTCTGGCATAAAAAAATCTATCCTCACCAGATGTGGCTTGATGGTCATTACATGGCGATGCCCTTTCTAGCCGAGTACGGAATTATGTTTGGAGAGGGACATTATATTGATGAAGCAGTACGGCAATTACTGCTTATGGAGGACAAAGCACGTGATTCACAGACCGGACTTTTATATCATGGATGGGATGAGAGTCGAGGTCAGAGGTGGTCAAACCCTGTTACTGGGCAATCTCCGCAGATTTGGGGGAGGGGGATGGGCTGGTTTGCTATGGCTCTTGTGGATACATTGCCTTTTCTTGAGGGACATGTAGGACGAGAAAAGGTAGCGGCTATGCTTCAACGTTGTTCCGAGGCAGTTCTTAACGTACAAGATACTCAGACTGGTTTATGGTATCAAGTCATGAATCATGGCACTCGGCAAGGGAATTTCCTGGAGGCTTCAGCCTCTTCTATGTTCACCTATACTTTAAAGAAAGGAAATACACTTGGAATACTAGGTCCGGAGATGGCTGAGGCTGCTAAGCGTGCTTATCAGGGAATTATAAATAACTTCTTGTACAAGGACCGTGAGGGTATGCTTTCTGTTAAACAGAACTGCAAAGTGGCAGGTCTTGGAGGAAATCCTTATCGGGATGGATCGTATACCTATTATGTTTCAGAGCCTATTGTAGAAGATGATCTTAAATCGCTGGGGGCTTGCATCATGGCTCTTAGTGCGGTTGAATATCTGTAG